The Flavobacterium praedii genome window below encodes:
- a CDS encoding PepSY-associated TM helix domain-containing protein codes for MNNTLKEEKLSKKKDSKLVKKLKQKMYKWHRTIGIITLIPVIFWTLSGLMHPFMAHFFKPEIANERLEVKPIDKSQLVISIQEVLQKNKITAFKNFRIVSFDNSTFYQVKTVNDELIYFKTLDAKKLENGDQKYANWLSRYFLDDQKSTISKTDLITQFTAQYKYVNRYLPVYKTTFDRPDGMQVYVETASSKLATYNPKSRQVFIWFFDTFHNWAFIDWITNNSIRIVVMFLFLSIIFLSAISGIIIYGLFWKQFKKTDSLTPKKGLRKYHRQIGIWVSLFTLTFAFSGAYHATTKWKPYTLDKMVYEPIFETKDIQTPNNAIAVDWKRIENVSLVTLNDSIYYRCQLTLAKNKKYEAPKIDSKSKWDKKENPKSEILYINTTTNKVAPNLDLEYAKFLASFFSDTVTKEACCEMEGGTTEKTSLENIPLLETKVLSDFESREYGFVNKRLPVIKLAYDTPEKTTYFIETATSRLAAAIQNSDKVEGYSFAIFHKFLFMDWAGKNIRDLTMVLAALTVLIVSVLGLILFLKKK; via the coding sequence ATGAACAATACACTAAAAGAAGAAAAACTTTCAAAAAAGAAAGATTCCAAACTAGTCAAAAAATTGAAACAAAAAATGTACAAATGGCACCGTACAATAGGAATCATTACACTAATTCCAGTTATTTTCTGGACATTATCTGGATTAATGCATCCTTTTATGGCGCATTTTTTCAAACCAGAAATAGCCAACGAACGTCTTGAAGTAAAACCAATTGATAAATCTCAATTAGTTATTTCAATCCAAGAGGTTTTACAAAAAAATAAAATAACCGCATTCAAAAATTTCCGAATCGTATCATTTGACAATTCAACCTTTTATCAAGTAAAAACGGTAAACGACGAATTGATCTATTTTAAAACTTTAGATGCAAAAAAACTGGAAAATGGAGACCAAAAATATGCAAATTGGCTATCCCGTTATTTTCTAGACGATCAAAAAAGTACAATAAGCAAAACGGATTTAATAACCCAATTTACGGCTCAATACAAATACGTCAATCGGTATTTACCAGTTTACAAGACAACATTTGATCGTCCAGACGGAATGCAAGTTTATGTTGAAACGGCATCAAGCAAATTGGCCACTTACAACCCGAAATCAAGACAAGTTTTTATCTGGTTTTTTGACACTTTCCATAATTGGGCTTTTATTGATTGGATTACCAACAACAGTATTCGTATTGTTGTGATGTTTTTGTTTCTTTCCATCATCTTCCTTTCGGCTATTAGCGGAATTATAATCTATGGTTTATTTTGGAAGCAATTCAAAAAAACAGACAGTTTAACTCCTAAAAAAGGCCTCAGAAAATACCACCGCCAAATCGGAATTTGGGTTTCCTTATTCACCTTGACATTTGCCTTTAGCGGAGCTTATCATGCTACAACCAAATGGAAACCATACACTTTAGACAAAATGGTGTATGAACCTATTTTTGAAACAAAAGACATTCAAACTCCAAACAATGCTATAGCTGTTGACTGGAAACGAATAGAAAATGTAAGCCTCGTTACTTTAAATGACAGCATTTATTACAGATGCCAATTGACATTAGCCAAAAATAAAAAATATGAGGCACCCAAAATAGATTCAAAATCCAAATGGGATAAAAAAGAAAATCCAAAATCGGAAATTCTTTATATCAATACAACAACAAATAAAGTAGCTCCAAACCTTGATTTAGAATACGCCAAATTTTTGGCTTCCTTTTTTAGTGACACCGTTACAAAAGAGGCTTGTTGTGAAATGGAAGGCGGAACAACAGAAAAAACAAGTTTAGAAAACATTCCTTTATTAGAAACTAAAGTTTTAAGCGACTTTGAAAGTCGAGAATATGGCTTTGTCAATAAACGATTGCCCGTAATAAAATTAGCATATGACACGCCAGAAAAAACTACCTATTTTATAGAAACAGCTACATCTAGATTAGCAGCTGCCATTCAAAATTCAGATAAAGTAGAAGGGTATTCTTTTGCCATATTTCATAAATTTTTGTTTATGGATTGGGCTGGAAAAAACATCCGCGATTTGACAATGGTTTTAGCAGCATTAACTGTTTTAATTGTTAGTGTACTTGGTTTAATTTTATTTTTAAAGAAAAAGTAA